One genomic segment of Clostridium saccharoperbutylacetonicum N1-4(HMT) includes these proteins:
- a CDS encoding helix-turn-helix domain-containing protein: protein MKHEEIILLCIQYIENNIKEILTVEGISKKMGYSIYHFSRLFSEQMGISLMEYVKERRLFRATKDIMQGKRILDVAVEYGYQTHSGFTKAFRRKYGFSPAFIHAICIQSLVEGGNYYMNENKVYENANIFLKGTENYKAPKELYGYLIKSIKNNRIFDDFERLEKAYNFACLAHKGQKRKSGEEYVTHSINVAIILAEMEADEETIIAGLLHDIIEEKTGVTLEEVEEGFSTKIAKTIADVTNFNESYSKRNKAFLDDCVIMIKLSDRLHNMRTVQFMDAERWKEKAKETVEIFSPIAAKFNNSKLKTELDNLALKYIKN, encoded by the coding sequence GTGAAGCATGAGGAAATCATACTTTTGTGTATTCAATATATTGAAAATAATATTAAAGAAATATTAACAGTAGAAGGTATCTCTAAAAAAATGGGATATTCAATATATCATTTTTCAAGGTTATTTAGTGAACAAATGGGAATATCTCTTATGGAATATGTAAAGGAGAGAAGGCTCTTTAGAGCGACTAAAGATATTATGCAGGGGAAAAGGATACTTGATGTAGCAGTGGAGTATGGCTACCAAACTCATAGTGGATTTACAAAAGCTTTTCGAAGAAAGTATGGTTTTTCTCCTGCCTTTATTCATGCTATTTGCATTCAAAGCTTAGTTGAAGGAGGTAATTATTATATGAATGAAAATAAAGTATATGAAAACGCTAATATATTTTTAAAAGGAACTGAAAATTATAAAGCACCAAAAGAATTATACGGGTATTTAATTAAAAGTATTAAAAATAATAGAATATTTGATGATTTTGAAAGGTTGGAAAAAGCATATAACTTTGCTTGTTTGGCTCATAAAGGTCAAAAGAGAAAATCAGGTGAAGAGTATGTGACACATTCAATAAATGTAGCTATTATATTAGCTGAAATGGAGGCTGATGAAGAAACAATTATAGCAGGTTTATTACATGACATAATTGAAGAAAAAACTGGAGTAACCTTAGAAGAAGTAGAGGAAGGGTTCTCAACAAAGATTGCCAAAACAATAGCCGATGTGACTAATTTTAATGAAAGCTATTCAAAAAGGAATAAAGCTTTCTTGGATGACTGTGTTATCATGATAAAATTATCAGATCGTCTTCATAACATGAGAACAGTACAATTTATGGATGCAGAAAGATGGAAAGAAAAAGCTAAAGAAACTGTTGAGATATTTTCTCCAATAGCAGCTAAATTCAACAATTCAAAATTAAAAACCGAATTAGATAATTTAGCATTGAAGTATATTAAAAATTAA
- a CDS encoding flavodoxin family protein — MSKVVIFNGSPRKNGYTSKLLEQVVKGAESKGADVIEFDLNDPGIRGCQGCYYCRTHDGCAVKDYLQPMYEAINEADAIVFGSPIYFYQITGQARVWLDRTFPMIEMNGQNIKPRHPDKKLITVFAQGSPDPKVGEAGIKFVTDVLVRYGWKLEDNIHYCGTSYNPDLATLEELSLRAFKDGENLVG; from the coding sequence ATGTCAAAAGTAGTTATTTTTAATGGTAGTCCAAGAAAGAATGGATATACTTCAAAATTATTAGAACAAGTGGTAAAAGGAGCTGAATCCAAAGGAGCAGATGTAATTGAATTTGATTTAAATGATCCTGGAATTCGTGGATGTCAAGGGTGTTATTATTGCCGTACTCATGATGGATGTGCTGTTAAGGATTATTTACAACCAATGTATGAAGCTATTAACGAAGCAGATGCAATTGTATTTGGTTCCCCAATTTATTTTTATCAAATTACAGGTCAAGCAAGAGTTTGGTTAGATCGTACATTTCCAATGATCGAGATGAATGGACAAAACATTAAACCTAGACATCCAGATAAAAAGTTAATAACTGTATTTGCCCAAGGAAGTCCAGATCCTAAAGTAGGAGAAGCAGGGATAAAATTTGTGACTGATGTTCTTGTGAGATATGGCTGGAAGTTAGAGGATAATATCCATTATTGTGGAACTAGTTATAATCCAGATTTAGCAACGCTTGAGGAGTTATCTTTAAGGGCATTTAAAGATGGAGAAAATTTAGTTGGATAA
- a CDS encoding GrpB family protein, with product MRTKNVVVLPYDFNWSHEFEKIKICIEKELGDNIIGIEHVGSTSVEGLAAKPIIDLDVIIESYDNFEEVKAKLETLGYYHEGDLDVRGREAFAYDENEKIEFMTHHLYVCPKNSDELNRHITFRNYMRTSKEDVEKYSAIKLQAAKLYPKDIDIYCEYKSPCIIEIYKKIGIEN from the coding sequence ATGAGAACAAAAAATGTGGTCGTGTTACCATATGATTTTAATTGGAGTCATGAATTTGAAAAAATAAAAATATGTATTGAAAAAGAGCTTGGTGATAATATTATTGGAATAGAACATGTAGGAAGTACTTCAGTAGAAGGATTGGCAGCTAAACCGATTATAGATTTAGATGTTATTATAGAAAGTTATGATAATTTTGAAGAAGTTAAAGCTAAGTTGGAAACTTTAGGATATTATCATGAAGGGGATTTGGATGTAAGGGGTAGAGAGGCTTTTGCGTATGATGAAAATGAAAAAATAGAGTTTATGACTCATCATTTGTATGTTTGCCCTAAAAATTCTGATGAATTAAACAGACATATTACTTTTCGCAATTATATGAGAACTAGTAAAGAAGATGTAGAAAAATATAGTGCGATTAAATTACAGGCTGCAAAATTATATCCAAAAGATATAGATATCTATTGTGAATATAAGTCACCATGCATTATTGAAATTTATAAGAAAATTGGAATAGAAAATTAA
- a CDS encoding YczE/YyaS/YitT family protein yields MKIKRMLVCFFMIILISCGASLTLKAAIGVGAWDALALTGSSISGIKVGTVGMLLNFICIFIELMILRKNFKIKHALQIALCIIVGYTVNFFFYNVLGGIELSNYFIRVVILIVGYIINAFTVAVIMLLDVVTFALEGACMAVSSKVGIKFHILRQGVDVVCIVVASIVAFTSNVPLAIREGTVIGMVIFGPIMGIFMKQLKPIFQKYDLTD; encoded by the coding sequence ATGAAGATAAAAAGAATGTTAGTTTGTTTTTTTATGATTATATTAATATCATGTGGAGCTTCTTTAACACTTAAAGCAGCTATAGGGGTAGGTGCTTGGGATGCATTAGCTTTAACGGGAAGTTCAATTTCAGGAATTAAAGTTGGTACGGTAGGAATGTTGCTTAATTTTATATGCATTTTTATTGAGTTAATGATATTAAGAAAAAATTTTAAGATTAAACATGCTTTACAAATAGCGCTATGTATTATTGTTGGATATACAGTGAATTTCTTTTTTTATAATGTATTAGGCGGAATTGAGTTATCAAATTATTTTATTAGAGTGGTAATTTTGATAGTTGGATATATTATTAATGCATTTACAGTAGCAGTAATTATGCTGTTAGATGTAGTAACTTTTGCATTGGAAGGTGCCTGTATGGCTGTGTCAAGTAAAGTAGGAATTAAATTTCATATTTTAAGACAAGGAGTAGATGTTGTATGCATTGTTGTTGCGAGTATTGTAGCTTTTACTAGCAACGTTCCTTTAGCAATTAGAGAGGGTACAGTAATTGGTATGGTTATTTTTGGACCAATTATGGGTATATTCATGAAACAATTAAAACCAATATTCCAAAAATATGATTTAACTGATTAG
- a CDS encoding MurR/RpiR family transcriptional regulator, whose translation MNIFSKLNKLTNLTENEKTLVSYMQDNPESFVKMSALEISEACFISTSTIYRLCQKLDLTGLSELKVQVSASINEYLKENNSLDYNYPFNQNETQNQIISKMKELYEQTLVSSLNLIDPEQLKLISNVLKNTQHIDFYTSAGNIYFAENFKFQMQEIGTFINVPIEEYHQLLTASTSNENHIAIIVSFEGRGIIIERIASILKTNKTPIILISSTNENSLTKYANYHLYLSSNENHFNKISSFSTRLSLLYILDCIYTCYFKFNYDKNVQYKLDAYKQLSEK comes from the coding sequence ATGAACATTTTTAGCAAATTAAATAAATTAACCAACTTAACAGAAAATGAAAAAACATTAGTCAGCTATATGCAGGATAATCCTGAGTCTTTTGTGAAAATGAGCGCTCTTGAAATTAGTGAGGCTTGTTTTATTTCAACCTCAACAATTTATAGGTTATGCCAGAAATTAGATTTAACAGGCCTTTCAGAATTAAAAGTACAGGTATCTGCATCTATTAATGAATATTTAAAAGAAAATAATTCCTTAGATTATAATTACCCATTTAACCAAAATGAAACTCAAAACCAAATTATTTCAAAAATGAAAGAATTATATGAGCAAACATTGGTTTCCTCTTTAAATTTAATAGATCCTGAACAATTAAAATTAATTTCTAATGTTTTAAAGAACACACAGCATATTGATTTTTACACTTCTGCTGGAAATATTTACTTTGCAGAAAACTTCAAATTTCAAATGCAAGAAATAGGAACCTTTATTAATGTTCCTATAGAAGAATATCATCAACTTTTAACTGCCTCTACCAGTAATGAAAATCATATTGCAATAATAGTCTCTTTTGAAGGCAGAGGAATAATAATAGAAAGAATAGCTTCTATACTGAAAACAAACAAGACCCCTATTATATTGATTTCTTCTACAAACGAAAACTCACTTACTAAATATGCAAATTATCATTTGTATTTAAGTTCAAATGAAAATCACTTTAATAAAATTTCATCTTTTTCAACTAGGCTATCTCTATTATATATTTTAGATTGCATCTATACCTGCTATTTTAAATTTAACTATGATAAAAATGTACAATATAAACTTGATGCATATAAGCAATTATCTGAAAAGTAG
- a CDS encoding Cof-type HAD-IIB family hydrolase, translated as MNNIKVIIMDVDGTLTNSKKLITEKTKEILIKAQENGVKLILASGRPTSGLMDFAKELKMNKNHGLLVSFNGAKVVDCETNEVLFNETMSIEEGQAVLEHMKKFDVKPMIDKGDYMYVNDVFNNEIHYKDTIINIIKYESRGGKFKLCEKEDLAAFANYPLNKILTAGEPDYLTAHHKEMMEPFKDTLSCMFTAAFYFEFTASGIDKAKALDTVLIPMGYKKEEMIAFGDGHNDASMIKYAGVGVAMANAVDDLKAIADEVTLSNEEDGIAHTLSKYIDNVVI; from the coding sequence ATGAATAATATAAAAGTAATTATCATGGATGTAGATGGTACCTTAACTAATAGTAAAAAGTTAATTACAGAAAAGACTAAAGAGATTTTAATTAAAGCTCAAGAAAATGGAGTTAAATTAATTCTAGCATCAGGTAGACCTACCTCTGGATTGATGGATTTTGCTAAAGAATTAAAGATGAATAAAAATCATGGACTTTTAGTTTCTTTTAATGGTGCTAAAGTTGTTGATTGTGAAACTAATGAAGTTCTATTTAATGAAACCATGAGTATTGAAGAAGGACAAGCTGTACTAGAACATATGAAAAAATTTGACGTTAAGCCAATGATTGATAAGGGGGATTATATGTATGTTAATGATGTATTCAACAATGAGATTCATTACAAAGATACAATTATAAACATAATTAAGTATGAATCTAGAGGCGGTAAGTTTAAGTTATGTGAAAAAGAAGACTTGGCAGCCTTTGCAAACTATCCATTAAATAAAATATTAACGGCTGGTGAGCCTGACTATTTAACAGCTCATCACAAAGAAATGATGGAGCCCTTTAAAGATACCTTAAGCTGCATGTTTACAGCAGCTTTCTACTTTGAATTTACTGCGAGTGGAATTGATAAAGCTAAAGCTTTAGATACTGTATTAATTCCAATGGGATATAAAAAGGAAGAAATGATTGCTTTTGGTGATGGACATAATGATGCATCAATGATTAAATATGCTGGTGTAGGTGTAGCTATGGCTAATGCTGTAGATGATTTAAAAGCTATTGCTGATGAAGTTACATTATCTAATGAAGAAGATGGAATTGCACATACACTAAGTAAATACATAGACAATGTAGTTATTTAA
- a CDS encoding ROK family protein: MASVNANLVKEINLNNLRNTFKLVKTATKPQLAELTGLSVVTINSLVKILVENREVIEDVILPSNGGRPATAYSFNSEFSLALVIYLYEQRGEDTAFICVSNLYGDILEKIEKTMDKIQNNSFDSLIEKMLSKYPNIKVISFGMPGEEIDGRLLISDYKELQDQLFTTYIKEKFKLPVIFENDINAAVEGYCYSHEITDTQCVIGIYFPSKYPPGAGIYINGGIYKGRNGLAGEIKYLPFEVDWDNFNFNKEKMKEIIIKTVVAFCCMYNPDIIVLYGEGMPDTIVAEVKHRCNSEIEKIMIPEIVISEELNHDFEIGIKQIALKSLDPILKL, translated from the coding sequence ATGGCTAGTGTAAATGCCAATTTAGTGAAAGAAATTAATTTAAATAATCTAAGAAATACATTTAAATTAGTAAAAACAGCAACAAAGCCTCAATTAGCAGAATTAACAGGCTTAAGTGTAGTAACAATTAATTCTTTAGTTAAGATCCTCGTTGAAAATCGAGAAGTAATAGAAGATGTAATATTGCCATCTAATGGGGGAAGACCAGCAACAGCCTATAGCTTTAATAGTGAATTTAGCTTAGCTTTGGTTATCTATTTATATGAGCAAAGAGGAGAAGATACAGCCTTTATATGTGTTTCAAATTTATATGGAGATATTTTAGAAAAAATCGAAAAAACAATGGATAAAATTCAAAACAATAGTTTTGATAGTTTAATTGAGAAGATGCTTTCAAAATATCCTAATATAAAAGTAATAAGCTTTGGAATGCCGGGGGAAGAAATTGATGGAAGATTACTAATTAGCGACTATAAAGAACTTCAGGATCAATTATTCACAACATATATTAAAGAAAAATTTAAGTTACCCGTTATATTTGAAAATGATATTAATGCAGCCGTTGAAGGCTATTGTTATTCTCATGAAATAACAGATACACAATGTGTTATAGGTATATATTTTCCAAGTAAATATCCGCCAGGAGCAGGAATTTATATTAATGGAGGAATTTATAAAGGGCGAAATGGGCTTGCAGGTGAAATTAAATATCTTCCTTTTGAAGTAGATTGGGATAACTTTAATTTTAATAAGGAAAAGATGAAAGAAATAATTATAAAAACAGTAGTAGCTTTTTGTTGTATGTATAATCCAGATATTATTGTTTTATATGGAGAAGGAATGCCAGATACAATTGTTGCTGAAGTTAAGCATAGATGTAATTCTGAAATTGAAAAAATTATGATTCCGGAGATAGTAATTTCTGAAGAATTGAATCATGATTTTGAAATTGGAATTAAACAGATTGCATTGAAGTCTCTAGATCCCATATTGAAGCTTTAA
- a CDS encoding PHP domain-containing protein: MSYIDLHMHSNHSDDGEFKPKELVDLCLKNQIKYFSIADHNSVNGIKEAKEYCIGKDIKIIPAIELDCTIDKVNLHVLGYGIDYDKKIFHEIEENIIKQEQTASKKRMKLIRELGIEFSDEVIATLSRNGVVNGEMIAEAAMEFDKEHKNPLLMPYYENGSRSDNPYVNFYWDYCAQGKPAYAEVKFINLQKAIKIIEESGGIPVLAHPGNNVKENINLLKDIISYGIKGIEVYSSYHSKEQVAFYKEFALKNKLLLTCGSDFHGKTKPSISIGGTDCENNEELIISELKELIHLY; this comes from the coding sequence ATGAGTTATATTGATTTACATATGCATTCAAATCATAGTGATGATGGTGAATTTAAGCCAAAGGAATTGGTTGATTTATGTTTGAAAAATCAAATAAAATATTTTTCTATTGCAGATCATAATAGTGTTAATGGAATAAAGGAAGCAAAAGAATATTGCATTGGAAAGGATATTAAAATCATTCCAGCAATAGAATTAGATTGTACTATCGATAAAGTTAATTTACATGTTTTGGGATATGGAATAGATTATGATAAGAAGATATTTCATGAAATTGAAGAAAATATTATTAAGCAGGAACAAACTGCATCAAAAAAGCGTATGAAATTGATTCGTGAATTAGGTATAGAATTCTCAGATGAGGTTATAGCGACCTTATCTAGAAATGGAGTAGTTAATGGTGAGATGATTGCTGAAGCTGCTATGGAATTTGACAAGGAACATAAAAATCCACTGCTTATGCCTTATTATGAAAATGGATCAAGAAGTGATAATCCGTATGTTAATTTTTACTGGGATTATTGTGCTCAAGGTAAACCAGCGTATGCTGAAGTGAAATTTATTAACTTGCAGAAAGCAATTAAAATTATTGAAGAAAGTGGAGGAATACCCGTACTTGCGCACCCTGGAAACAATGTTAAAGAAAATATTAACTTATTAAAGGATATTATTTCTTATGGTATTAAGGGGATAGAGGTTTATAGCAGTTATCACAGTAAAGAACAAGTGGCATTTTATAAGGAGTTTGCTTTAAAAAATAAATTGCTTTTAACTTGTGGAAGTGACTTTCATGGAAAAACTAAACCTAGCATATCTATTGGTGGGACAGATTGTGAAAACAATGAGGAACTTATTATATCCGAATTAAAAGAGTTAATACACTTATATTAG
- a CDS encoding MFS transporter — protein sequence MKIELLKLNRANIVFIGLVIINICVSYLAGSTGIYAATAFREYGRLDLFNAMFILEPLARSLSLLISGRAGEYFGRKQLYMWSVGTFALSIAISAVATDGITFLLARGASGFFWGLFFANVFTMINDIMSEEEYPVRIGIMQTIYSLVLILGPILCGLLTESWNWRISIATLLPLFVVGMLLVGCFMPKSKIKKKINVNILKENSKTESINQDKKSGRELLIVQLLKQRGYGVIILITFITTCISCSGNYTPLYAQTILGANTAISAIVLAPCNIFVMALSSAAGIYISKKGCTKTIFILMSGTIFIGTCIYVATLFISSYFVIILSTAIIGIGVGIHQVAPFAFAQRHLEDKLIAEGISFISFVQGVAGVIAGMVYSATMKNGIAFSLAFTVVYSLTLVLITILKYKEPQGE from the coding sequence ATGAAAATAGAATTACTAAAGTTAAACAGAGCAAACATAGTTTTTATTGGGTTAGTTATAATAAATATATGTGTATCTTATCTTGCTGGAAGTACTGGAATTTATGCAGCTACAGCATTTCGTGAATATGGTAGATTAGACTTGTTCAATGCAATGTTTATATTAGAGCCTTTAGCTAGAAGTCTTTCATTACTTATTTCAGGCAGAGCTGGAGAATATTTTGGTCGTAAACAATTATATATGTGGAGTGTGGGCACTTTTGCTCTAAGCATAGCAATTAGTGCAGTAGCAACAGATGGAATCACATTTCTTTTAGCTAGAGGTGCTTCAGGTTTCTTTTGGGGACTATTCTTTGCAAATGTATTTACAATGATAAATGACATAATGTCAGAAGAAGAATATCCAGTTAGAATTGGGATTATGCAGACGATCTATTCTTTAGTGCTTATTTTGGGTCCAATACTTTGTGGATTGCTTACTGAAAGTTGGAATTGGCGTATATCAATTGCTACTTTGCTTCCTTTATTTGTAGTTGGAATGTTACTTGTAGGTTGTTTTATGCCGAAGAGTAAAATAAAAAAGAAAATTAATGTAAATATTTTAAAAGAAAATTCTAAAACTGAAAGCATAAATCAAGATAAAAAAAGTGGAAGAGAATTACTAATTGTACAATTACTAAAGCAAAGGGGATATGGTGTAATTATTTTAATTACTTTCATAACTACATGTATTTCTTGCAGTGGTAATTATACACCGCTTTATGCACAGACTATTTTAGGTGCGAATACGGCTATCAGTGCTATTGTGCTTGCTCCGTGTAATATTTTCGTAATGGCCTTGTCAAGTGCAGCTGGTATATATATTTCAAAGAAAGGCTGCACAAAGACTATCTTTATTCTAATGTCAGGAACCATCTTTATAGGAACATGTATTTATGTAGCAACATTATTTATCTCTAGTTACTTTGTTATTATACTATCAACGGCAATTATAGGAATTGGAGTTGGGATACATCAAGTTGCTCCATTTGCCTTTGCACAGAGACATTTAGAGGACAAACTAATAGCAGAAGGAATATCATTCATTAGTTTTGTGCAAGGAGTTGCAGGAGTTATTGCTGGAATGGTATATTCGGCAACCATGAAAAATGGAATTGCATTTTCGTTAGCATTTACAGTAGTTTATAGTCTTACATTAGTTTTAATTACTATATTAAAATATAAAGAACCTCAAGGTGAGTAG
- a CDS encoding sugar O-acetyltransferase — MNQKERMLAGLPYKAWLDGLSEERRENKLKIYEYNLLRPDEKDRMSELIEDILGKAGDNICIEQPFHCDYGKNIEVGKNFFANYNCTILDVGKVKIGDNVMFAPNVSIYTAGHPIHPDSRNSGYEYGIGITIGDNVWVGGSVVINPGIHIGNNVVIGSGSVVTKDIPDNVIVVGNPAKVIREITEEDRKYYYKNKEFDVEDFNV; from the coding sequence ATGAATCAAAAAGAAAGAATGTTAGCAGGATTACCATATAAGGCTTGGCTAGATGGCTTAAGTGAAGAAAGAAGAGAAAATAAGTTGAAAATATATGAATATAACTTACTTAGACCAGATGAAAAAGACAGGATGAGTGAACTGATTGAAGATATACTTGGGAAGGCTGGCGATAATATTTGTATAGAACAGCCCTTTCACTGTGACTATGGAAAAAACATTGAAGTAGGCAAAAACTTTTTTGCTAATTATAATTGTACAATATTAGATGTTGGAAAGGTGAAAATAGGGGATAATGTTATGTTTGCACCTAATGTATCAATTTATACAGCAGGACATCCTATTCATCCAGATTCCAGAAATTCAGGGTATGAATATGGAATAGGAATAACCATAGGAGATAATGTTTGGGTAGGGGGAAGCGTTGTTATAAACCCTGGAATTCATATTGGAAACAATGTTGTAATAGGTTCAGGAAGTGTAGTTACTAAAGATATTCCAGATAACGTGATAGTAGTAGGAAACCCAGCTAAAGTTATTCGTGAGATTACAGAAGAAGATCGTAAATATTACTATAAAAACAAGGAATTTGACGTAGAAGATTTCAACGTTTAA